The genomic stretch TGATGATGTGAATTTGTCTTgttaattaagcaatcaagTGCAAGTGCACCATCCCCCTTATGTCATGGCATTTAATGATCCAATCTTGGCTAGATTttggttgccacttgtcaataccctatggagtccttaagaagatcacaacttatttggccagtttatggttaaatcagatgaatgctcggaggattataacttaattcgggaaaattctaataccaaaattatcctaaaaataatcccgtcgcaaatcaccaaaattgggaatttttcggtatctcgcgaaatataggtacagagttcgtaacaatttaccccttacagtccatttaaaattttcttgaactaactagaagttcaggcttaatcgtatgatacttaataatccaattgctaggaaaattcgaactgaatctatatccttaaaaatttctcggttcgtgaccggtacgtagttcgcagcttatcgataactaatctttaaaaaaattctttcgagcaccgagaagccttctcttaaatgtcatagcttaaaaaaaaattatatcgatattctcgaatcttaactttgtcggaaaaaccgaggggttacaataattttatatgtgtaataatctgtgaatttaaataatttacataattgtatggacgtaataatatgtgaattagcataataatacgtgaattgaaataattatcataattttgttaatctcctctaattatggatgtaatatgtgtattatcaatttcgttaactgatttgataaaatttatattacgaacaacaatattaattcattagttgtcataatttttaagattttattcaaaagtaatcaaatgaaatgcacgggtaattgacattatcttaagtaaaaatatataaaattatcgtaagaatgaaatctctatgtttaatgaccataataaatttagatgttaaatatagtgtaattaccacggattatttagatggtaaatagtatatatggtaattacctatatagattagcatattaaatggattaacatatggaacaatgttataaaaaaggaaggaagccttttaaataaaatatattaggaataatatcaattaaataaaatatcataggaatttctcaattctatatttataattacctttataaacagatttaataggaaaatttagttacaaacttatattaagagttatggattattattattatattattattattattaggaaaattatattaagaattttagattattattactacggagtattatattattattattattattattattattattattattattatattaacataatagattttaaatcaaggctacaaaatttaatattattatttcatttattcaagtatagtaatcaccattttttaactaataagtgtgaattagtattgtgcaattaatgataaagattaataataattggaatcaacaatcaatgatacaatgacccatgtttagcttccaatgcaccattttttataaaatgaagaattggaatggtaaaacgaacaattggaatgaataattgaggatttattcaagtatagtaaccatcatttttaccaaattacataagcatccgtaaatgtggaagatcaagattgcaaattctacaatatatagatgagcatccgtagattgctagttattttgcacagtacaactaaaaagatggatagttaaataaggtattatcattcaaaatcttgtaatacaaagttacaatacaatgtttttccattagaaattaccaatcaaagtaatgtgattaaaatatataataatagaaaacatttgattgttcactacaatcactctgaaaattgtaattttacatacgtgatacgcccatggcaaaattggcctagctacttgaaaccttatcagcaaaaattaaagcatattgagctgttaaaatcaaactaaatcacagtattacaaaatactctatggaatacagactacaccataaggatctccaacatgcagaatgaatcaactaaaaattaaatcataccgcataccataacaattctacgcgtgttaaagttcgatcttcgacttcgtagaattacagattatagatctctaactaatagtgagagcatagatattggtacgttgtgagagaaaagtcatttctcatcattatatagtggaggataaacataatatggaagatttttcaaaaggaaagtataattaattttaattttatgtaaatatagatgattgacatataaaaattttactataatattatataattttttcattctaatatagttaattacatgtcaattatataaatatatatagatatatagatatagatatagattatcatatcactaatcaccaatcaccaattaattaattaatatcaatatcaatctatataaatataaatattaatatataacaatattaccatatcactaatcaccaatcaccaattaattaattaatattaatattaatatatatatatatatatatatatatatatattaattaatattaatatataataatattaccatatcactaatcaccaatcaccaattaattattcttttttaaaataatcaccaattaattaattaattaatattagtatatattaatatattatatattaatatattaatattaagaataataccatataccatattatcaattatcaattatatatcaccaatcacccatcacccattaatattaacaatattaccatattatcatattatcattatcatatattaccataataatattataggatggataattaataaaataataaaataataaataaataaaataaatgattttaccaaaatacccctaagttttggggagaaaatttgggaggaggaaattgtttttatatatagtatagataaataaataaaataaatgattttaccaaaatatccctaagttttggggggaaaatttgggaggaagaaattgtttttatatatagtatagattacagcTACAgataaagtattaaattaaagaatctaAAGTGAAGAAAGAAATTGAGGAAGTAGGTAATTAATTAAGCTTTGTTAGATCTATTGAATTTCATATGACTGTTGACCAGTTGTCCTGCAGCTATGGCAGACATGAGGGAGAGTTCCCCGGCCAACACAGCCCCGGCAACGATTGCGGCTAATCGCCTAGAGTTGGCTCCGGGTTCGACTTTGCTAGCACCCTTCACTCCTAAGAGATTCAAGCATGCTGCCTGAGAAGCAAGTTGGGTCCCACCTCCCACCGTGCCTACCTCAATAGAAGGCATGGTTACAGAAATATGAAGGTCTTTCCCATCGTTAACTGCCTCCATCATGGTTATACAATGGGAGCTTTCAATGTTTTGTGCGGGGTCTTGTCCTGTGGCGATGTAGACGGCGGAGACAATATTGGCGGCGTGGGCGTTGAATCCCCCAAGAGCACCGGCCATGGCAGAGCCAGTGAGATTCTTGAGCATGTTGAGCTCTACTAAGGAAGCAACCTCTGTTTTTAGTACTTTCTTGACTATTTCTTCCTTTATTATGGCCTCGCAGACGACCGACTTTCCGCGGCCTTCAATCCAATTCACCGCCGCAGGTTTCTTGTCGGAGCAAAAGTTTCCGGAGATTCCGATGACATCCATGTCAGGGAAGTCGGTGAGGAGGAAATCCAATACGTTTTGGACGCCCTTAGAGACCATGTTCATCCCCATGGCGTCTCCGGTGCTGCATGTGAATCTCATATAGAGATTCTTTCCAGCAATAGCGCATTTGATGCTCTGAAGCCTAGCAAATCGGCTGGATTTGTTGAAAGCTCCGGCTATGGTCTCGAAACTTAGAGGATCCTCCAAGTAGAGCTTCAACTGAGCGGCTCTTTTGGCGGTGGAGAATCTCACCACCGGAGCTCGAGTCATCCCGTCCCTCAACAGCACACTGGTGGCGCCACCAGAGGCATAGATGGCTTTGCAACCCCGGTTGGTGCTGGCCACCAAGCAACCCTCCGTGGTGGCCATGGGGACTGAGTACTCTTCACCGTCGAGCAAGAGGGGCCCTGCAATACCTACCGGAATCTGCACATACCCAACTGGCATCTCGCAACACTGACCCAGAATCGATTCATAGTCAAAATTCTCCAAGGGAAGTCCGTCTAGAGACTTGCCGGTTATTCTCTCCAGCGCCTCCCGACGAATGGCTGCCGCCCTCTTGCAATCCCCTAACTTAGATTCCAGGGAGTAGGAAGGAACCCGACCTTCAACAACACCTTTTACTATCTCCTCGTCCTCTTccgataatattattattggatCAGATTTGACATCTGGGACTTTTTTCTTgagtttttcttcttcttcttcttcttcttcttcattttcctgTTCTTGAAGAGGATGGGCGAAAAATCCCAACAGGTAAAACAAGGAAATCGCCAAAGCCAGAAGGGCAGCCATCTCAGAGCTTGAGACAACATGGAGAGGCTTGGAGTGACGGATCTTATCGCGCCAGCTAACAAGCAGGAAATAGACTGCCGTGAAGAAAACAGCGTTTGTAAGGTACAGAAGCAGTGGCAGAGATGGCTGCTGATTTTCAGAACCAATAATAATTTTGGTGGATTTCTTTTGTTTCACTGGAATAGTGGAAGTGGGCCGGGGAATTTGCTTCAACTCCATATCTGTTGCTCCGCTCCTTCAGAATCGAGTATCAGTGTTTTTGAGTGGTTGAATTTTCTTCCCCAAGCACCGCTAATATTTATAGAAGATATAAGTGAGATCCAGAGTGAGCAGAACAGAATGGTGGCCTGGCGTAATATTTAATTCTGTGGTTGTACTTTCTTGGAAATGATTAAATGGAGACAAACAGAGACCAGAGTGTGGAAACTGTAGTGTTGGTTCCTTCAACATAGGCTAACTTCCTTGACTGCAGGAGCACTCGCCCATCTATGAAGACTTTGAtttgtataatataaaaataaccaTATTCTGCACGTTGTATAACTAGCAGTGTGGTTTAGTCCATCTATTAATCTAAccaaatttagttcattaaattTTTAAGTTGCTCTAATTTAAtctaaaatataacaaatatttattgtcattttttttacatttcacTACACTCTGATCTAattcaaagatttaaaatcaAAAAACCTAATCAATAGTCAAAACTAATAAAAGTGAAATGCTATTTAGAgttgataataaataaaaaatgacattaagtGTATGCTGACTCTCCTGTGATCGGGATCGCCTCACGGAAAAGATCTCATGttgtttttcatttaatttttttcactcCCCTTTGATCACAGACAATTTTTCACCCAAAGCAAACTAGATGTAATTACCTTTCATCTCCAATTTCACTGATAATTGATCTTTTTTTCTCCTTCTTGCACAAATAACTTAAATAATGACATTCACTTTCCCAAGGACGGGTTAAGAGACTTCATTTTGTGAGCTAAGGTTCTTTGGGATCTGCTAATGAAGAAAAatgtcttatttattttaaagttcaaaGTGGTTCTCTAGGGAataataacatatatgtataaagATGTGGTCATTTTTAAAGCTATAAAGCTAAATCATAATGTCTTAATCGTTCTTGTGTCGTCATATAACATGTAGCTTTCAAATGGTACGAAGCAAGTTCTAGAAGTAACACAATCAAATGAGGGCAAATAAACTGTACACTCAAGAATTAAAATATGTTGGTGGGCAACTTCTATGCTCAAAAGCCACGGTCTAACACAATTTGACTGCTAACTCTATTCAAGCATATATACGTATAGCCAAACGCTACATTCATTGATACTATGCAACACTCACAAAACATTAGAATGTAACGGAAAAGatctcatgttttttttttctttttttttcactcCCCATTGATCACAGACAATTTCTCACCCAAACCAAATTAAACTAGCTGTACAATTAATTACCTTTCATCTCCGATTTCACCAATAATTAATCTTTTTTCGCATCTTGCACAAATAACTTAAATAATTACATTCGCTTACCCAAGGATGGGTTAAGAGGCTTCTTTTTGTGAGCTAAGGTTCTTTGGGATCCGCTAATGActaaaaatttgttatttattttaacGTTCAAAGTGGTTCACTTAGAGAAAAACAACATATATGTATAAAGATGTACGCGGTAATTTTTAAGGCTATAAGGCTAAATCATAATGCCTTAATCGTTCTTGTGCCTATCATATAACATCTAGCTTTCAAATGGTATGAAAAAAGTTCTTAACACAACTCACAAGTAAATTGTAAATACCCATCACCCACTGGCACTTGAATTTATAAAAGTTGACATTTCTTCtattcaattttgcaattcttTGACTTCTGATTAATAAAATCAAGATAAGGATAAGGAAATATATAAGTTGGATCCAATAATTTTCTGAAAACCATAGGCAAAAGTAAATTTTACAATAACGAAAAGATATCCCATCGGCCCATTGACAacaacttgcgtgcatagggtgaaatgtcaaaagatatttatgttaaaacggaaagtttgtctccccgagtgtcggtctcgaaggagggacgtggaggtgtgtcaaacattcgggagtttacttgattggatcatgcataggactcgagtgtggtgaagggtgatttgtgagtgagagtagctCATTGGTTGGTTCGAGTGCAAGagaatagtaaagtaaaagtgattttgtgaatatgtaaaaggggtagggattggatagtgttcatgaatattgcatagtgagagtctaaggtcatggattatgattgctaggatattgtctattcaagagtgtgttgtcttagtccttttccaccttgtgtactgaggcttctttgacttaggagtgccttcaagcatccaaagttctaagaggaattttatcaaacacttaagctacacactatcctactattcttaagaagtccataggaactttgattgtgtaaagcttcaaatcttaactctaatcaaagacatgaaagagtcaagagctcaatctctcatctagattggccaaatccaaataagatctcatcaaaacaacaatcaaaagacaagaatagataatccatcaacacaaactcatagatccaagatatagaaataagatcatcacaaaagcaatattcaatcacacaatccaaatccctagactaaactagctac from Ipomoea triloba cultivar NCNSP0323 chromosome 12, ASM357664v1 encodes the following:
- the LOC115999126 gene encoding 3-hydroxy-3-methylglutaryl-coenzyme A reductase-like encodes the protein MELKQIPRPTSTIPVKQKKSTKIIIGSENQQPSLPLLLYLTNAVFFTAVYFLLVSWRDKIRHSKPLHVVSSSEMAALLALAISLFYLLGFFAHPLQEQENEEEEEEEEEKLKKKVPDVKSDPIIILSEEDEEIVKGVVEGRVPSYSLESKLGDCKRAAAIRREALERITGKSLDGLPLENFDYESILGQCCEMPVGYVQIPVGIAGPLLLDGEEYSVPMATTEGCLVASTNRGCKAIYASGGATSVLLRDGMTRAPVVRFSTAKRAAQLKLYLEDPLSFETIAGAFNKSSRFARLQSIKCAIAGKNLYMRFTCSTGDAMGMNMVSKGVQNVLDFLLTDFPDMDVIGISGNFCSDKKPAAVNWIEGRGKSVVCEAIIKEEIVKKVLKTEVASLVELNMLKNLTGSAMAGALGGFNAHAANIVSAVYIATGQDPAQNIESSHCITMMEAVNDGKDLHISVTMPSIEVGTVGGGTQLASQAACLNLLGVKGASKVEPGANSRRLAAIVAGAVLAGELSLMSAIAAGQLVNSHMKFNRSNKA